The genomic interval GAATATAAATATAGCCGGGAGGGTAATCTACAAACATTCCCGAATGGTAAAATCCAGAAAGCCCCTGCTTCGCAGCTTGGTCAGCCCAAGCCATAAACAAAGCGATATCATTTGCATAACCACTGCTTGAAACAGCAATCCAGAGCCGCAAAATTAGTGCCCCAAGGAACACGAATACAAGAATGATTTTATGTAAATGTTGTTTCTCGTCAAGCCAGCTTCGCTCTCGAAACAGCTTCTTATAGATAAGTGCAAAAAACAAGGTGAACAGTGCACCAAACAAAATAAGTGGAAGGACTGAGCCGCCCGAAGTCGATGTTTCAGTTCCTTGGCTTGTCTCCGTAGGGACTAAGCTGAACACCTCTGCACCGGATGGCGCCTTAGATACTTTCTCTACACTGACGTCATCAAAATAAGCTTTCCCGGTATTAATGCTCCCGTATCCGCCTAAACTAGCGCTAAAGGTAATACTCTTTTGGTCCTGGCCCGTCTTCGCATAAAATTCAACGTAAGCCCATTTTCCATTTGTATCCTTCACTTCAGGATAAGTTACTGCTACGCCTTCAACGAAAAATAGAGCTCCTGTTGCATCCAAGCCTACTTGTTCCGTCTTCACGTACCCAGAAAATTTATATGTTGTTTTTGGTTTTACATTTATCGTCTGTGTCCACCGCGAGTGATTAGCTTGCTTGTTCTCAAGCACGGCTGAATAAGTTCCTGTATGCGCTTCGGTATTATCAATCGTATACGAAGTAATTTGCTCTTCCTTCAAATACGCATCATGCGTCCAATCGGAAGGCGCTCCCTCCGCAACATTTTCAAAACCGGCATTTTTAAGCAGATTGCTTGCTGCGTTTGATACTGCCGCTGGCCATAGAAGGGTTAGGAGAAGGATGGTTATTGTAGCGCGACTAAACATATTCATCATCGTTCCGATTTCCACCTCATATTTGGAATAAAGTTGTCCATTTTATAATGAAATACAACTTAACTCTATGTGATATTAACCTCATGGTCAATGAAAAAGTGAAATTTCCACCGCTTTTTTAGCACGACGGAAAAGTCGACAGCAATAATAAAAAAGCATCCCTAATGGGATGCGCGAAATGCCACAATGGAATGCATGTTCTTCTGCATACAAGCACTCTCGATTCAGCTTGAGGCTGGAGGCAGCATACCACCCTTTCCATCGGCTATGCCTACGATTTCTGAAGGTTTTCTTATATCCGCGACAACGATATCGTTTTTCTCGCCGATCATGCCTCCCGCCACATAGCTTTTGCCATCTATGACTCTTGTTCCAGCGATATGCCTCATAAAATATTCTGTATTCAACATCGCATCAATGACATAAGAAAACGCAATGCGCACATCGAGCCGAATAATGGTTATCGCTAATCGCCTAGCTGTTGCGATCGCATCCTCCTTAACCGTTCCGATGCCGCCGTCCACAATAAGCGCATGCTTAGCTAGGGTTGTGACCGCAGCCTCGTCTATAACAGGGAACCCCTGCGTAAATCCTATAAGAATATCAGCATTTTTGACGGATTCCGCGATGTTGTTCTCATTGTATATCAGCCCGGTGCTGTACCTTGGAAGAATGGCATTCAAAGCTTGCGCAATGATTGCCCCTGCTGATGTAAACGTCAGCTCCTCGCTCGGCGAGCGTCAACGCAAGCTTTGAGCCTAAGATTCCCGCGCCAATAATCGAAACCTTCTTCTGTTTCAGCTCAGGAACCAGCTCGTTGATTAGAAGATCGCATGCCAGCGAGGTAATATCGTTTCCTTTATAGGCTTTTATCTCACTCTGCAGCACACACGCTTTGGCGACAGTCAGAAAATCACCCGCTTCCGCGTTTTTAGCTTCGGCGTCAATGAAAATGTAATCGACCTTACCATCGGCGTATTCACAAATAGCCTTTACATGCTCTCGCTCTGCAACAATATAGAAACAGACTACAAAAGTCTGCGATTCTCTGGCAGGTCCAATGATAAACGACGGGTTGTTATGCCTCGCGGTAGATCCGATGGTGGCAAGCGCCAATCGATTGCTTTCATGTGCTTTTTTTACACAATCATCAATTGCCCGCATGAAAAGCAGTAACTCCGCTGCGTAGAGAATGACAGCTGCCGCCACCGCTTTAAACACCCTAATGAGTTCGTGCACGCCTGCATATTTCCATAAGGTTTTGTAAGACTTGCTGATGACAAGGAAGAAGTAGCTTGTAATGATAAAAAGTCCAGCAACTGCCACATCAGTAACCGATAATGATTGAGGCAGAAGCTCGCCATAAATCAAATATAAAGCAAACATCCAGCTTCCAAGGAGCAGCAAGCTGTCGATGATGGATAAGACCAGCATCCTTTTTCTATATGTCATACGTCCACTCCGCTGGTCGTCTCTATTTGTACTTCCACTAAAGTAAGCTCCGTTAAAGCGGCTATGCTGTAGCTTGTTGTCGACTCCATTTCCAAGCAATCCCCGGGAGCCACGTTTAGCGGTTTACCATCCACAATCGCTATGCCTTTGCCGGCTTGAACAGTCCATATAACCCTTCGAGAGGACAATGGATCCGGAACATAATGCTCTCCTGTATGAACTACAATTTTTTTCACAAGCGTCTCTCGGTTGTCTTCCAGCTTAAACACGTCCAAAAGGCGATACCAGCCCCAGCGAAGCTCCTCGTACATCAATCGCTGATCGATAGGCTGCATCATTTCCTTAATGCGGGGACTCGCAGATTTATCGGATACGAGGATGCCATTCGGACTTGCTGCAACAACGATATTCGATAAACCAAGCACCGTCACCAAAATATCCAATTCATTAAGCACATGCGTATTGTACGAATCGTCGCTTATAAGACCCTGCCCGATCACATTCGTATCCATTTCCTCCGTCAGCGTGTTCCAAGTGCCGAGGTCCTTCCACTCATTTTCATAGGCGATGGCTCTGAGCTGCTTCGCTTTTTCCAACACTTCATAATCAAAGCTGTTTTTCGGCAGCGCAGCATATTGGCGGGATAATTGTTGATAGGAGGTTGGGTAATTCCGATCGCGTAGAAGCGAGAGCAAATAATCAAGTTTGAAGGCAAACACGCCGCAATTCCATAGTGCGCCATTTTCTATTAGATCCTTGGCAATCAGCACTGGCGGCTTCTCGACAAAACTTGTAATCACGATGCTATTATAAGTTTGTGATGCGAGATTCATAGGAGACGGAATCATATAGCCATATTTCTCAGAAGGATAAGTCGGACGTGATCCAATTAAGGCAACCTCCGCATCCGTTCCTCTCAAAACCTGCTCTAATTCCTTGATCTTTTCGAAAAAATCAGCATTTACATAGGGGTCTACAGGCAGCACGCATACGATCTCGTCCTTAGATGCCTTCACGATTGAATTCAAATAAGCGGAAACCAAAGCAATAGCCGGAAAGGTATCTCTTCTCTCCGGTTCCACGATGATCGGAACTTGGTTGCCAATCTGGCTTCTAATCAAATCCACCTGAGAGGAGCATGTGGCGATATAGGATGAAGCCTCAAGGCCAGCCTCTTGCAGCTGTCTCCACACCCGTTGAACCATCGATTCTCGTTCGCCGTTCTCCCCTTTGAGCACCTTTAAAAATTGCTTCGTTCGCGAGCCGTTCGAGAGCGGCCATAATCGTTTACCGGAGCCTCCCGAGAGCAAAATTATTTTCATTAGCCTCGCGCTCCTTTTAGTGCATTCATATCCTGCATAACCATTTCTTTAACAAGCGCTTGAACATCATATTTAGGTTTCCACCCTAATTGTTTCTTTGCCTTCTCAGGACTTCCGAGCAGCAGCTCAACCTCGGTAGGCCGATAATATTTGGCATCCACGGCAACAACCTCCTTGCCGACCGGAAGCGAATAGGCTGGATTATGGCATGCCTTTACATAGGCCACTTCGTCTTCCTTTTCACCTTTAAATGCTATTTCCACACCGATCTCGGCAAAAGCAAGGCGAACAAACTCTCTAACCTCTGTCGTGTATCCTGTTGCTATGACAAAGTCTTCCGGCTCGCTCTGCTGAAGAATCAGCCACATCGCCTCGACGTAATCTCTTGCGTGTCCCCAGTCTCGCTGCGCATTTAAATTTCCTAAGTAAACCTTGTCTTGCAGTCCATGCGCTATACGGGCTACAGCTTTCGTTATTTTGCGTGAAACGAATGTTTCTCCTCGCAAAGGACTTTCATGATTAAAGAGAATACCATTGGACGCGAACATGCCGTAGGCCTCGCGGTAGTTTACTGTGATCCAATAGGCATACAACTTGGCAACTGCATAAGGACTGCGGGGATAAAACGGTGTTTTCTCGTGCTGCGGAATTTGTTGGACAAGCCCGTAAAGCTCAGATGTGGAGGCTTGATAAATTTTTGTTTTTTGCGTAAGCCCGAGCAGTCGTACAGCTTCCAGTATGCGCAGCGTTCCGATGCCATCTGCGTTGGCTGTATACTCTGGCGTATCAAAGCTGACATGAACATGGCTCATCGCTGCCAAGTTGTAAATTTCATCCGGTTTCACCTGTTCAATAATTCGCACTATGTTTAAAGAATCCGTTAGGTCTCCATAATGAAGAAAAAATCTTTGTTCATTAATGCTGGAATCATTCAACAAATGGTCGATTCTTCCGGTATTCGGCAGAGAGCTTCTTCTCTGCAATCCGTGTACAATATATCCCTTATCTAACAGCAATTCAGCTAGATATGCGCCGTCTTGTCCCGTAATCCCTGTTACAAAAGCAATCTTCAAAGCATCTGCCCCTTCCCTATCATCCCAATTAGTAACATAGTATGTCTCTCAAACGAATTGGTATGGACGTAATGGAAGCTTCTCAAACTCAATTCTATAAATAGGCAAAGACATGCTCACATTAAGAGCCGATTACATAATCTGATAAGTAGAATTATATATTCAGGTTAAATAGGAAAGGTCGGAGGCTGATAATGAGTCAATTGAAAGGGAAAAAAATTATGGTCACCGGAGGCTCCGGCTTCTTAGGCTCGCATGTCGTCGAGCTGCTTGCTAAATACGATGCAGCGGACGTTATTGTACCGAGGAGCCGGCAATATGATTTAACTAGCCAGGCCGCATGTTTGTCCGT from Paenibacillus sp. FSL K6-3182 carries:
- a CDS encoding sugar phosphate nucleotidyltransferase, whose protein sequence is MKIILLSGGSGKRLWPLSNGSRTKQFLKVLKGENGERESMVQRVWRQLQEAGLEASSYIATCSSQVDLIRSQIGNQVPIIVEPERRDTFPAIALVSAYLNSIVKASKDEIVCVLPVDPYVNADFFEKIKELEQVLRGTDAEVALIGSRPTYPSEKYGYMIPSPMNLASQTYNSIVITSFVEKPPVLIAKDLIENGALWNCGVFAFKLDYLLSLLRDRNYPTSYQQLSRQYAALPKNSFDYEVLEKAKQLRAIAYENEWKDLGTWNTLTEEMDTNVIGQGLISDDSYNTHVLNELDILVTVLGLSNIVVAASPNGILVSDKSASPRIKEMMQPIDQRLMYEELRWGWYRLLDVFKLEDNRETLVKKIVVHTGEHYVPDPLSSRRVIWTVQAGKGIAIVDGKPLNVAPGDCLEMESTTSYSIAALTELTLVEVQIETTSGVDV
- the gmd gene encoding GDP-mannose 4,6-dehydratase, yielding MKIAFVTGITGQDGAYLAELLLDKGYIVHGLQRRSSLPNTGRIDHLLNDSSINEQRFFLHYGDLTDSLNIVRIIEQVKPDEIYNLAAMSHVHVSFDTPEYTANADGIGTLRILEAVRLLGLTQKTKIYQASTSELYGLVQQIPQHEKTPFYPRSPYAVAKLYAYWITVNYREAYGMFASNGILFNHESPLRGETFVSRKITKAVARIAHGLQDKVYLGNLNAQRDWGHARDYVEAMWLILQQSEPEDFVIATGYTTEVREFVRLAFAEIGVEIAFKGEKEDEVAYVKACHNPAYSLPVGKEVVAVDAKYYRPTEVELLLGSPEKAKKQLGWKPKYDVQALVKEMVMQDMNALKGARG